Part of the Vicinamibacterales bacterium genome, TCGAACGTGACCACGCCGTCGCCGCCGGTGTGCGCGGGACCGTAATGCTTCAGCGCCATGAACTCGTCGCCGACGCTCTCGCGCCACGTCTTCTCGAACGTCACATTGGCCACCACCTGTTCGGGCTGCGGCGGCGCGCCCGCCTGTGCGCTCTTCGCGGCACGGTCCGCGGCTTCGAGCTGCAGCCTCGGTTCATTGACCTGCGCGAGGATCTTCTTCGCCACCGGCTTGAACACGACATTGCCCGCGGTGTGATCGCCGTGATGGTGCGTGTTGACGAGAAAGTCGACCGGCCGCGAGCCGGATCGTTCGTTGAGACCCTGGAGGCAGATCGTCGCGGTCGCGGGGAACTGCGAATCGATGACGACGATGCTCTTCTTGTCCAGGTGCCAGCCGATCGTTCCACCCTGGCCGGTGAAGTAGCCCACGGAACCGCGGACCGTGGCAAACGCGGTCTGTGGCCGCGCCTGCGCGGCCTGAGGCGAGGCGGCGACGAACGCCCGCC contains:
- a CDS encoding MBL fold metallo-hydrolase encodes the protein MFLSRRQFLASSSLAAAATTLDWRAFVAASPQAAQARPQTAFATVRGSVGYFTGQGGTIGWHLDKKSIVVIDSQFPATATICLQGLNERSGSRPVDFLVNTHHHGDHTAGNVVFKPVAKKILAQVNEPRLQLEAADRAAKSAQAGAPPQPEQVVANVTFEKTWRESVGDEFMALKHYGPAHTGGDGVVTFEKANVVHMGDLVFNRRHPYIDKPAGASIANWVKALEATVADHGKDTIYVFGHAGPKYDVTGGSADLLYQRDYLIALLEFVRGERKSGKPRDAIVKITDPLKGFPDHGPLIERVLGAAYDELAG